In Heterodontus francisci isolate sHetFra1 chromosome 40, sHetFra1.hap1, whole genome shotgun sequence, one DNA window encodes the following:
- the LOC137353124 gene encoding mRNA decay activator protein ZFP36L1-like, which translates to MSSLKELCDLVSGFSIMDPDDLSAFKPKLDYRAVRPPAGFRRHSTSFLPPSKSKSRPLTLTDSYWPTSLDQTDLRNLQKSLGLTRCLSDSDSLEDASKLAQQQQPSPRYKTELCRPFQENGVCRYGDKCQFAHGLGELRVLSRHPKYKTELCRTYHTSGFCPYGSRCHFIHNLEEERGSRPQPCCDRPRLKQSTSFSGFSSDYMGLQPSYGSALVSLSPPPSSDLPDWDLLRSAFSQEFARVMGMSCCTCHKHVPPVSQPVQAPHTDFPFTERSTYADSLSDQEDCSSSGSESPVFDPNRRLPIFSRISVSDD; encoded by the exons ATGAGCAGCTTGAAGGAGTTGTGTGACCTGGTGTccggg TTCAGCATCATGGACCCCGATGATCTGAGTGCCTTTAAACCCAAGTTGGATTACCGAGCAGTCAGGCCACCAGCCGGATTCCGCAGACACTCCACCAGCTTCCTGCCCCCGAGCAAGTCCAAATCCCGGCCGCTGACCCTCACTGACAGCTACTGGCCGACATCCCTGGACCAGACTGACCTGAGGAACCTGCAGAAGTCACTGGGCCTGACCCGCTGCCTGAGCGACAGTGACTCACTAGAGGATGCCTCCAAGCTGGCCCAGCAGCAGCAGCCATCCCCCCGCTACAAGACTGAACTGTGCCGGCCCTTCCAGGAGAACGGCGTCTGCCGCTATGGAGACAAGTGTCAGTTCGCCCATGGCCTGGGGGAACTGCGGGTCCTGAGCCGCCACCCCAAGTATAAGACTGAGCTGTGCCGCACCTACCACACCAGCGGGTTCTGCCCATATGGGTCCCGCTGCCACTTCATCCACAACCTCGAGGAGGAACGAGGTTCCAGGCCGCAGCCTTGCTGCGACCGCCCCCGGCTCAAACAAAGCACCAGCTTCTCTGGCTTTTCCTCCGACTACATGGGGCTACAGCCAAGTTATGGGAGCGCCCTGGTCTCCCTCTCCCCTCCGCCCAGCTCCGACCTTCCCGACTGGGACCTGCTGCGATCTGCCTTCAGCCAGGAATTTGCTCGGGTTATGGGCATGTCCTGCTGCACCTGCCACAAGCACGTGCCCCCCGTCAGCCAGCCTGTGCAGGCACCTCACACAGACTTCCCCTTCACAGAGAGGAGTACCTACGCAGACTCTCTGTCTGACCAGGAAGATTGCAGCAGCAGTGGGTCTGAGTCGCCTGTTTTTGACCCGAACAGACGTCTCCCCATCTTCAGCAGGATCTCTGTGTCTGATGATTGA